In Sparus aurata chromosome 5, fSpaAur1.1, whole genome shotgun sequence, the genomic window acaattattttggtcattttacttagtaaaaatatatattcttgctttcttcttgcgtctcggggagtgatgtcacgtacgtctgaAGTCACGTTTtagccatgaggataactcacgtgtaacaccacgcagcaacacaaaaatggagggaggagagagatgcgcgttttctagctggaaatatggtcattattttgagttattaaaaacaaaaaatcacgaAGGCATTGACTTGTATcagttcacggggcggagctgcctcctccaatatgacGGCGACATCGACATACagtccagcgctcaatgaggtgtctatgtatatatgtctatggtttAACCTGCAAGCTAGCAAGCCTGCTAGATAGCTAGCCTGCAAAAGAcaccaagctaacattagctactgttacAGGTACAGCTATAGGTATaatctccctctgtctattccCCATCAATTCACAAGCACAAGAGAAAAGCATTTTGTACTTAAATTTAATACCTGTGGAACTCATTGGAAGTTGATTGAAGATGGCATAGATGGTAGTGTTGTTATAACCACTCAACTCAACCAACGATCTTTTcacaaaactgagaaaaaccttgtcaaactgtcaaaatcCATCAATATTCCGTGCATGAGCTACTTTATGACATTCGAACTGAAAGTGggtgaatatcaaaatacatgatagaaacattttgttaaaccaCTTACAAGTGTTATGTTGACAACACTATTGAAACAATTACTTTTTATCACAACTGTACATGAATAAATAGGCCATTTGGCCCTGGACTAATAGGGTATTCTATTTGTCCATTCTATTGGCTCCATTCTATCTTTGTGCTGGCTGCACAAGTCTAATTTAAGGCTCTAACAAAGAAATAGTATGggtatattatacattttctgaatcatcagAGTCCCTTGAGTATTGAAGTTGTTGAGATTTGTGTCCCTGGTGTTCTTTCATGCCACAGGGATAAAAGATAGCATACAGTTTGGGCggaaattgtgagaaaatgtgtgttatttctggtttaaagaagtcatgtgacgtctgtgtttgtcagacagattcagTACTGGGCTTAAATAAAAGCCTAAAAGGTCCCCTTTCCAACGATACCAAGCACCATATTATGGAATACTGACAATATCCCTACCATGAACCTAAACCAGATATACACCAGATTTCTTAGGGGGTTAGTAACTTCATGAGCTGAAAAAAGTGATGTCGCTACCACCCCTGCACTGCTATCGTGATTTTTCTAGTACTAGGGTTGTATACCTTGCCAAAAAACTATGATAACATTTGTCCCCCCAATGATACCGGTCAACCCCCCTGGCTCATGGACTAGTAGGTACCCCAAGAGTTTGGCTGGGGGAGTCGTGTTCTTTCCTTTTCCAAAGCCTTAAACACAACAGGAGCAGTGCCTACGATGGATCAAACAGTGTGGAATGCCCCACTCCCAGCTAAATGTCACGAAAATAAACAAGCATACATACATCTGCTCCAAGGTAAGGCTAGGCTAACGCTACAGTGATAGCTAAAATGTATACAGTTGCAGATTAAGTGTGCAGGATGCCTCCGGCTCCACCTCCAGCACTGATGATGCAGAAGAGACTCAACAGTATATTGTTGACAGTGGTGAGTGATAAGCCTTTCTCAAATGAATACTGGCGTAACGGGAGTGGAATAGCCTGCCCAATCCCATTACCTCTGTATTGTGTTGAATGTGTCATGGCTCGATCTGCCCCGATTTATTCGGGGACATATGATTGTGTGCACCgtgcttctttttctgtgtttgtttctagTTTCAGTGTGTGATAGAATAGGCAGCAAGATGTTTCAGACAGTGGATCAGTTCCTTTATTGGCACTTTCATTCTCTGTTCAGAGGTCTAAACAAACATACAGCAATGCCAGAcgcatgagaaaaaaacaagagtcCCTGTGTGTAAGACGATAACTGATTTATCTAGCTTGCTCTTCATCTGTTCCCATTTTGCAACATCAAACTATATTCTTTCTAGGTGGTAGTCTTCTTCACAtctaacaaaaagaaaaacacaccatGACATACCTGTGAGCCCAAGCTGCCCCATTATTTGATAATAGTGGGCATGACACTGTTTTAGTTTATAGCTTCCATCTGCCTGCTTGCAAAGGTAGGGACACTCTGTGAAGCTGTTCTTGGAAGGGCACTTAATTTCTAAAAGCCCATAGCTTGGGctttcactctctcctctctctatcACCTTACGGTCAGGTGATGTACCAAGGTGTGGGGCATCAGGATTTACAACAAAACCACATGGATACACTAGATTACCTGTAAGCTTCGTGTACTGTGTCGCTGCTATGGGCTCTTGTTCTACACCTCTTTTCATGGCCTTAGTTTGTACTGATGCTGCACTCTTGAAGCTTGTTGCAAGTTTTTCATGGTCAGCTCTCCTAGAGCAGATTCTTTTAAAAGAGGTTGATGTGATTCAGGCAGACCTTGCATGGAACCACAAGTTGTTTGTGCTCTGTTCTCTGGTTTCCTGTTCCAGAGCTAAAGATTCAGgcaaagaaatgttaagttatGTGTAACAACGCATGGCACTTTCATTCAGAACTGTGCAGAAGCTGGTGGGTTGGGATGGCAGAGGAAAGTTGGGCAGGTCATCTGGTTGGCTGACAGGAGTTACTCCAGGGTCAACAGAAGACTCTCCAATTTGGCCAACAAGTGgcagctgtaaaaaaaagtgacaaagttaaagGGTTatcaaaaacatgcaaaaaaaaattcttcaTAGAGAGTCCTGAGCAACCCCCACTTCCTTGGATGCCAGCTAGAAGGGGAgcctgaggaggagcagagtaCGGAAAAGGAGAAtaaattaaaagaagaaaacaacaacatgaaattgaaattgtCTTTAAAAGAAACTGAAATAGAAAGGCTGAAAGCACAAATTAGCacacttaaaaagaaaactctAACATCTGAACTCCTTGAAAGCAGTGAAATCCCTAAAATGTTGGAATACAGTACTTGGTTTACATATGATCGATTCAACCAACTGTGCACAATATTTGGCATCCCAAATGATCCACACACCACTCAAATAAATGTGCCCCTAAACTACGAGCGCAATGATTGGCAAGTTGCTGAGATACCCCTTCTTAGCcagttgctgtttgttttaatgaaacTCCGCAACAACAAAGACCTAAATAACCTTGCCTTTAGATTTAATATAAACATGCAAACAGCAAGTAATATTTTCAATTCCTGGATTCATTATATGTTTGATGTATTAGGTGAATTACCAATTTGGCCTCACAGAGATGTCATTTCACTAAACATGCCATAAACCTACAAAGCAGACTACCCGTCCACATTTGCAACATTAGATTGTACAGAGCTGAAAATGGAAAGGCCAATGTCACTAGTGTTGCAAAGCCAGAGCTTTTCAAACTACAAAAGCACAAACAGCCTAAAATCGCTAGTTGCCTGTCACCCCTGTGGTGCTGTGATTTTTTCATCTGCCCTCTTCACAGGATCCATGTCAGACAAGGAGATAGTCAGACAGTGGCTATTTGCAAAGAGGGGATGGCATAATGGCTGATAAGGGCTTTTTGATCGAGGAAGAGATGCGAGCAGTCGGACTGCAGTTAAACGTGCCACCGTTTTCAAGATCTAAGAGGCAAATGCCAGCTGGAGATGTGCTGGTGACAAAGCGCATTGCAAAGCACAGGGTGCACGTAGAGAGGGCCATcgctaaaataaataaaaaagttcaAGATAGTGTCAGACAAAATTACTAATACAAGGTTAGGGATTATAAATCACATCTGGTATGTGGTGAGCATGCTTTCAAACTTCCAAACACACATAAGTAAGGGACAGTCTGGGACAGTCGTAGCATCACATGGCAACAAATACAAAGTATTACTACATGACATTACTACTGCTTTAACCTGTTATTTTTACTCACCACTGTGGAGCATTTCGTAAGCCTGAGCTGTGGAAGGTGCTATAGAAATACAGATTTCTTGATACTATGTGGCTCAATccttgtttcatgtttttatgtgtagGCCTATATAATATGTCAGCACAGtgatgattctttttttttcttttttttacattgtaagCACCATTTAGAATTTGTAAATGTCCAATTTTAATGAAACTTAAATAAACCTGAGGACCCGGGAAAAATCATATCTACAACAAGTAGTGCTACTTGATTCTGACTGGCTTGCTTGAATCTTCTATAGTTCATCTCACCTGGTTGCTTAGACTGCACCCCACTGCATACTTCCTGCCTCCAACTTCTACCTCAGGTGCAGTTTCATCAGCAATGTAGCTTATGGGTGCATCTGACATCTCCCTCAGTAGACCATACACTCCTGTCCCTAACTCTTTCCTTAACAAATACATTCAGAGGTGAGTATGATTGTCTATCATGTTACACAGTACACAGGAATATATTCAGAACAGTGTGACTGATGGTGTTGCTGTAGAGTACATGGGAACTAAAATACTTACTTATTGTGGATATAGCTGGACATGATGGGTTTCCGCTTGCGGTTGACTTTGGCCTTGGCTACCACCACACTGCTCACAGGTTGTCCAGTTATTTTTTTACCCCTGGCTTTGTGCCACTGCTGGGGCTGGCTTGTGGAGGAGATGTCATCACTTCTGGCACGGCAAAGGTCCAGGGTGTGCATAAGGCCCACAATATGAGAGCAAAAACCTGGTGAACTGATTTAAGACAGAAGTAGCATTAGGTGTTTGTTTTGGAAATGCTATTTGCAGTGACTATGAATTGCTTTTGTCAACCAGCCTTATGACAATAATGTTACTGGCTAGTTACTGCTACTGCAATATTAGAGTGCCTTGACATATAACCTTACATCCATGGACCTAGTGTAACAAGCTAGACTCTGATGACATTGCTTGTTAGCTAGCTTCTTGCTAGCTAGGATAGTTGAAAGGATGTTGACTAACTATCTTACTTTACTGGAGCTGTAACTTGTTAGCAACTATCATACtaatttgaatatttcagtCAACATCCTCCTGAAGCATACAAGTGTCCTGAACTTACCTGGAAGTGCAAGAGCATGACTGGTCCACAAGGCTGTGCTCGTTGCATTTGAGGTAGTAGTCTGGGAGCCAAAGtctcaaaaatgtgttgaacCTGACATGGTGTGCcatactttttatttgtgttttttctattAACTTTGACCCTAAGAACCATTAATTGGAGGGTCGGCTCTGCCGGAAATATCgcgaaaaaaaaatgtggccaTTTTAGTGTATGCACCCTATGCAcgaaaaatatttgtttcccTCAACTCCTCAGTGGGTTGGGTAGGCTTTCAATAAATGCATTCCAGATACACAGAACACATGTGCTGACAATAtccactgaaaaaaataacatatttcTACATGATTTTGCAtcaatttaatgcaaaaaaattaggcgttttctcacttttttccaatattttcATCTTTACTTAATTGGCAATCAATTATTCCCCCAAGTTATGACATCGGTTAATGTGCCATTCTTTTCACCAAACCGTATACTCATtccacagaaaaaagaaaaaaaatccaaccaAAATCAATGGATCTGTGGAGATTTCACTGCTAGTTGGCGATCAACAGGCTCAGAACCTCAATAGAATTTTAGGCTACTCTCAAAATTCCGAAACACATATTGGATATTTACACTGGATATTTAATGTGGTTGTTAATGTCCACATTATTAAACATCATGGCCTAGGCATCTTTTTAATTTCAACATAACCCTGTTCTCCCAATGGAAATGTGTCACACAAGAAATATAATACAGCAAAATtactttcattattttattgcCTCAGGTGACATCTATTACAACTTTAACGGAACTAAATGATTTAACATTACTTAATTAACTAGGTGCAGGTGAGGTGAGATAATCAGGAGGGTGGCACACTGCAGATACTGCTCTGGGGACAGACCTTCACTCTCACCACCTGAGGAGACAGCAAACAAGACCGTCAGGGTGGGTTATACAGCAGCACGAAAAAAGCTGAACACCCccctctctctaacacacacacacgcgcgtgcgGCCTACTTACGTGTGCCTGTCTTCAAGCGCAAGTTCAATCCTTGAACATCTGTTGGGGTCCCCGGTGCAGAGACATTGCAATGCCACACTTCACATTGGCTCTTGCACAGGAGCATCCTCGGGCACACATGCTTTTCTTGCGGCGGCAGTATTTGCTGTGTTTGACTTCAGAAGGTTTTGCCTCTTTCAGCATCATGGTTGCCACCAATTTTCAATTGACAAGTTGTCTCCCAAAATCccccacaccttagctttcccatatcattcataggcgaaatatatacactgcacttgcactctggttagactatattgcttttcaatgacaataaagttgaatgaatctcatcacattttcattattagtctatataagtcttatgtatagcacacatcaagcatctgttgttgtgttgggtatttttaattaaaatctaacatgcagtggtcacatatacttctcttctctcttcagatgcactcttaacatatttcaccaccagcccagtggcacagcatcaggtgctcctgtccctctacctcagcacagcagagtgacacagcatcagaactaaaggctgactggccatctcttctaactgacgaagtgagatgagagttagttcacagaggaccagttcaaataaaaaagcagttacacatttcccaaaaacaaagatgggagagtgtcaacatctAACGctacttttgtaacagagtcttagtcaatgctaaaaaaatcaaaagaagctggctgatgtactcaaacagaaataataGCTTGCACtacttctgctgctaaatgttttcaccaaaagaatacagacttaataaggaaggactaaaggactgtaaaaatgcaagccacttgctgaaggttcatgaggatggCCAGGCGCACAATACCCAtgtggcaacatggaaggagtcggaggtcgttttgcagagcggctgacaatagataagcgagagatggcacttgctgaggctgagagataatatctTTGCAcagtgccttatttatattgtatttttatcacttgtttctttcctcagtctttatttggtgtgatattttttacttaaaagaaataaaaattgaatacatacatgcagatTCTGTGtaagtgtatgaaaattgattgtgaaattgactgcgatgcaagagggCGCTGGCTAAgattttgcctagggcaccaaattactcagagCAATTAGTAATTTGCTCTGAGTAATTGCTCCACCATTTACATCTGTGCCCCAGTAGATGCACCACATCAGAACCTGTTCATCAGAAAGGCTGGCTTCCGCATCTGCCAAACTATGCCATACCTGGGGGTTTCATGTGATGGCTCTGTTTCCTGTGACTGCTGTGGTGAGGGTGTTATAGAGGCTAAGTGTCCTTACAGGTGGGGGCAGGACACCTCTACTGGGTACCAACAGTGGCTTGAGAACAAAAGAGGACATCTGGAAAGCCTGACAAACTTAAAGAGGAGCCATGCATATTTCACTCAGGTATTTCAATATTTCACCTGCATATACCTGCACACCTCTAATAAGTCTGCAACATTTTGTGCAATTATTCAAGATAATTATCCACAGATGGCATACTGCctataatgtaaatattagtGTTATGATGATTGCATTGCATTTGATAGGTCCAAATACAGATGTTTGTTACCAAACGGATGTATGCAGACTTCATCACTTGGACTCCTCAGACCTGCCTGATATTCAAAGTACAAAGAGATGAGGACTTCATCAGTGGTGCTATTAATGTGATGCAAACATTTTGGTCACAACACATACTCCACAAACTTTGGGAGCTGAAAGATGCACAGGTAGGTGGTTGAATTTCCTATCAGTGTAAAAATGGCAACAAATAAGTCACTGTGACTGAGagttacatatttatttataccaattcattttgaaacataTTATAGCTATTTCATTCAGTATCAACATAGACTTGACTATAtgtacaaaatcaaatatcacaaagcctatacatttatttatgacaTGAAAACAGACATACTTTTCAAAGGGGGTGTACTCATTTATGCTAAgcactgtatatgtttctgCTAAGTAGGCAGAACACAGTCCAGTCGAAAGCAGCACAGGGAGTGACCCATCAGGTAACACCAgtggcagcagaacatcagGCAACAGAGGCAGCGCGTCTTTCAACAGAAGCAGGGTGAGAGGCAACAGAGGCAGGGTGACAgggtgtgcagcagcagagcagcactgaGATAAGTTCAGGGAcctgtggaaagacaaacaacaggTGGTTTTTATTAGAAAGATCCATTATGTCTCCACTGAAACCTGTTAAATGGCGCAATTGGGACAACAATGACTTCTTTGTTGTAtaaaaaagttgcataaaatATTGTTCTCTGATGCTCATTATTAAATTACTGCACATTGATTTTGTTCTTACTCTCAGATTCTGTAACGGTTGTACATAACACTGCTAGACAAGTTCATTAGTGCTGCACAGACATGCACAATTCTGTCAATCATggcctcttctctcttctgtctttcatCCTGCAGTCTCTTCACCAGGCGCAGAGGAAGTGGGCCATCCAGAATGTGGTACCGGCTCTTCAGGGCACCAATTACTCTCTCTGCAGACCACATATCACATATTTGTTGTTAAAATGCTGTTTATCTACATTGCCTCTCCGGGAACCATCACCTTATCGCGGTGGAGAGGTTTGCGTGTCCCAATGAACTTGGGAGCTAGGTTGTCAGGAGCCATGTGCTcccggtagggtctcccaaggcaaattgGTCTCAGGTGAGGGGCCAGCCTAAGTATGGTTCAAAATACCCCATGAGAAATAGAGGTGTGAGGCGAGAGACTGCCCAGAGGAAGCCCGGGGCCCACGTCCGGAGCCAGGCCCGGACGGAGGGCCCGTGAGCGAGcacctggtggccgggtcttccACGGGGcccggccgggcacagcccgaaAGAGCAATGTGGCAtttctccctcccccatcccgtgGACCCACCATCCGCAGGCGAAACCGCTGGGGTCGGGTGCGCTGCCACatgggtggcagtggtggtgacGGGCCTCAGCAACCCAGACCTGGGCGGCAGAAGCTGACtctggggacatggaatgtcacctctcttggggggaaggagccggagctggtgcgggaggttgagcgttaccggttggatctggtggggcttgcctccacgcacagcatTGGCTCTGGAGCCAAACTCCTGGAAAGGGGCTGGACACTATTCTTCTCCGGAGTTGCCAAAGGTGTGAGGCGCCGGGCAGGTGTGGGGATACTCACAAGTCCCCGGCTGAGCGCCGtcgtgttggagtttaccccggtggacgagagggtcgcctccctatgcctaagggctggggggaaaactctgactgttgtctgtgcatATGCGCCGAACAGCAGTTTGGAGTATGCGGCCTTCTTGGATTCCCTGGTTGGGGCCCTGCAAGGGGCCCCAGTGGGGGACTCCGTGgtcttactgggggacttcaatgcGCACGACGGCAATGAcggagatacctggaggggcgtgattgggaggaacggcctccccgatctgaacccgagtggtgttctattattagacttctgtgctagtcacggtctgTCTATACTGAACACCATGATCaaacacaaggatgctcataagtgtacgtggtaccagagcaccctagttcgaaggtcaatgatcgattttgtgatcgtatcatctgatcttcgaccgtgtgttttggacactcgggtgcagagaggggcagagctgtcaactgatcaccacctggtggtgagttgggttcggtggcaggggaaatccctggacagacctggtaagcccaaaTGAGTAGTGCAggtaagctgggaacgtctgggggaggtccctgtccgagaagccttcaactcccacctccgaaggagcttctctagcatccctgtggaggctggggatatcgaacctgaatggacgatgttcaaagcttccattgttgaagctgcagctgtgtcctgtggccatagggtcttaggtgcctcaaggggcggcaaccctcggacaccgtggtggacaccggtggtcagggaagccgtccgactgaagaaggagtccttcaGGGACATAttgtcccgggggactcctgaggcagatCTGGGGTACCAACGGGCCTGAAGGGCcacagctgtggcagaggcaaagcagcgggtgtgggaggagttcggcgaggccatggagaaggaatttcgggcggcgccaaagcgcttttggaaaactgtccgccacctcaggagggggaaacggggaaccatccaagctgtgtacagcaaggatgggaccttgttgacttcgactgaggaggtcatagggcggaggaaggagtactttggtgacctcctgaatcccactcagccaccctctgtaatggagacagagctggaggatgatggggtatcatcgccgatttccctgagtgaagtcactgtggtagtcaaacaactccacaatggcaaagccccagggatcgatgagataccaccagaaatgctgaaggctctgggtgttgaggcgctgtcttggttgacacgcctcttcaacattgcgtgggggtcggggtcggtgccgaaggagtggcaaacaggtgtggtggtccctctctttaagaagggggaccagagggtgtgtgccaattacagaggtatcacactactcagcctgcctgggaaagtctattccaaggtgctggaaaggagggtccggccgatcGAAACttagattgaagaggaacaatgcggattccgtcctggtcgtggaacaacggaccagctctttactctgccagtccacatgtgttttgtggatctggagaaggcgtacgaccgggtcccccggatgttctgtgggaggtgctgcaggagtatggggtgaggtgGTCCCTTCttagggccatccaatccctatattctcaaagcgagagctgcgtgcgtatactcggaagtaagtcggacttgttccaagtgggtgtctgcctccgccagggctgtgccttgtccccaatcctgtttgtgatatacatggacaggatttcgaggcgcagtcgtgATAaggaggggttacaggtcggtgaccttaagatcgcgtcactgctttttgcagatgatgtggtcttgatggcatcatcggctgtagatctacaacgctcactggatcagttcgcagctgagtgtgaagcggcagggatgaggatcagcacttctaaatctgaggccatggttctcagtaggaaaccggtggattgcctactccaggtggggaatgtgtccttgccccaagtgaaggagttcaagtacctcggggttttgttcacgagtgaggggatgatggagcgtgagattgacaggagagtcggagcagcgggtgcggtgttgcatgcgcttcaccttCACgcatctaccggtcaatcttcgtccctaccctcacctatggtcatgagcgatgggtcatggcCGAAAGAATGAAATTGCGGGTACATgtggccgaaatgggttttcttcgcaaggtggctggggtctctcttagagatagggtgagaagctcagccatccaggagggactcggagtagagccgctgctcctctgtgtagaaaggagccagttgaggtggttcgggcatctgatgaggatgccaccagggcgccttcctagggaggtgttcctggcacgtccaactgggaggagacctaggggtagaccaaAGACCAGgcggagggattatatctcttctctggcctgggtgcgcctggggattccccagtcagagtagGCTGATGTGGCCagggaaagggaagtctggggctcgctactgaagctgctgcccccgcgacctgattttggataagcggttgacaatggatggatggatggattatcTACATTGTTATGTTTGAGTATCACAGGAGTAGCACAGTTGACCGTTATATCATATCATCATTGCATTGTGTCCTATAATTagtgtttctttttcatgttaaaGTGAAGAAAGATCCCTGTTAACTTCCTGTTATCCTGTTCTCTTGATATTGCACAACGGTAGCAACAGTGATTTGATGATGCAGCACACTCTGAATaccaaaaacattcaaatgtacaGACTGTATGAATCTGACTGCTGACTCTATACCAATGTGAATTCTGATGTTCGAAGTCATATGAGAATTTGCAACATTTTcggctgacagttgtttttgGCCCCTTGTGAAAGACGGTGTGATGAGCTGTGCACCCAGAACAGCAAAGTCATCCTTCAAAGTGAAGCCCCTGTCGGCTAAAATTTGAAATAAACATAACAAATActtaaaaacactgcaaaacacCAGCAACTCAAAAATGGTAACTATGGGTAAATAATAAATTCAAAATAGGacttaaattagaaaaaaaaaaagttcataaaGCATACAGTGAAATTGTTACCTGATCTCCTGCATGGTGGAACTTCTGAGATAAGAAGTCCGAGTTCCTTAGAATATGCACATCTGAAGCCCTCCCTCCCCAGCCTTTGGAGAGATATGTGATTGAGCCAGATGGGTGACATGCAGTGATGTACTTCAAGTccagtttttgtattttaagtaGGTGATAGCTCTGTGAGTAGAGACAGTCTTTAGTAATACTGATCTATAAATTGTGTACATATACACAGACAGCCAGGTAAGTATTACAAAAACCCGACACTTTATGCATgctatcaaaaagaaaaatatctcaccttgttttcagcttctttgAGTGTTCAATTTTGATCTCAAAGCAGTCGATAATTGCAGTCACTCTAGGGTACAGGAAGAGAACCTCTGCTGGTACTGTACTTCTGATAAACTCTCTATCAGgccatttaatcaaaaaagaaatgttggcGTACATCAAATCCAACCATCAGGAGAATACATCAAGGAAAGTGCTATGTGCCAGGTCAAatattccacacatcaaatcGGTTGAGGGGTTCTGCCGCAGTTTCACCAGAGTAATAAAGAGCTTGTCTTGTGTTGACAGCTTGGATGTTTTCTGTGACTTTACAAACTGTACCAGGTACTGATGAAGAGTGTCAAATACTGTCCATGACAGGCCTATCATGAGTTTACATTTAGTGTCATTTTCTCTCACACTatggtttcacactggcacagttctggttctggcacTGGTTCGGTTCTGGAGTCTCAGAACCTTGGTGCTGTCTGGTGAACCAGCCCGCTTTCACACCAGTTTAAGTGGAACCAAAGTGGGAGGACGTCATTCCGCGTCACACAGGCGGAAGTAAACACAGCAACGGCAAAATGGCAGGTCGTGTGGATTATTTACGAGcgtttgttttgttactgcagctatttgctcagttttttaagtttattaattatttggtcTGGCGTTCGGGTGAACCTGGCCTTGGCCATCTCTTCCGAAAGTTCGTTGTATAGTTTACTCTTTCTTGTGGAGGTCTCTAATTTCTCCTGGAATTCAGGTGATGCCCAAATCACCACCAAACACTTAGTTTCTTCTGCCGACCACTGAccatttttcttctccatcgtcttctctgctttctttccttctctacctgctttctttccttctccttcctgcttTCCTGCTCGACACgcccactgatgatgtcacggtTCCCAAGGAAAAACCAACT contains:
- the LOC115582047 gene encoding uncharacterized protein LOC115582047 isoform X1 translates to MPYLGVSCDGSVSCDCCGEGVIEAKCPYRWGQDTSTGYQQWLENKRGHLESLTNLKRSHAYFTQVQIQMFVTKRMYADFITWTPQTCLIFKVQRDEDFISGAINVMQTFWSQHILHKLWELKDAQAEHSPVESSTGSDPSGNTSGSRTSGNRGSASFNRSRSLHQAQRKWAIQNVVPALQGTNYSLCRPHITYLLLKCCLSTLPLREPSPYRGGEVCVSQ
- the LOC115582047 gene encoding uncharacterized protein LOC115582047 isoform X2, translated to MPYLGVSCDGSVSCDCCGEGVIEAKCPYRWGQDTSTGYQQWLENKRGHLESLTNLKRSHAYFTQVQIQMFVTKRMYADFITWTPQTCLIFKVQRDEDFISGAINVMQTFWSQHILHKLWELKDAQSLHQAQRKWAIQNVVPALQGTNYSLCRPHITYLLLKCCLSTLPLREPSPYRGGEVCVSQ